Proteins from a genomic interval of Euleptes europaea isolate rEulEur1 chromosome 16, rEulEur1.hap1, whole genome shotgun sequence:
- the KCTD4 gene encoding BTB/POZ domain-containing protein KCTD4, with amino-acid sequence MKVLFKKKSPYKAKDEQGKRAPRSPTENKTNRREMECDKKSNDSEGIDQGRNCKMSPVTLNVGGYLYVTQRQTLAKYPDSLLERVVNGKILCPADADGHYFIDRDGLLFRHVLNFLRNGELLLPEGFKENQLLAQEAEFFQLKTLAEAVKSRWEKEQQASRETTFLEITDSHDRSQGLRIFCNAPDFIAKIKSRIVLVSKSRLDGFPEEFSISSNIIQFKYFIKSENGTRLVLKEDNTFVCTLETLKFEAIMMALKCGFRLLTSLDCSKGSIVHSDALHFIK; translated from the coding sequence ATGAAGGTACTTTTCAAGAAGAAATCTCCGTACAAAGCCAAAGACGAGCAAGGCAAGAGAGCCCCCCGCTCGCCAACGGAGAACAAAACAAACAGGCGTGAAATGGAATGTGACAAGAAAAGCAACGACTCGGAAGGCATCGATCAAGGCAGGAACTGTAAAATGTCTCCGGTGACTCTCAACGTCGGCGGCTATCTGTATGTCACACAAAGGCAAACCCTGGCCAAGTATCCAGATTCCCTGTTGGAAAGAGTTGTCAACGGGAAAATTCTGTGCCCGGCTGACGCAGATGGCCATTATTTCATAGACAGGGATGGGTTGCTATTCAGGCATGTCCTGAACTTCCTCCGGAACGGAGAGCTGCTTCTGCCGGAGGGGTTTAAAGAAAACCAACTTCTGGCCCAGGAGGCGGAATTCTTCCAGCTTAAAACGTTAGCCGAGGCGGTGAAGTCCAGGTGGGAGAAAGAGCAGCAGGCGTCCAGGGAGACCACCTTCCTGGAAATCACAGACAGCCACGACCGCTCCCAGGGCCTCCGGATTTTTTGCAACGCTCCTGACTTCATCGCAAAGATAAAATCCCGCATTGTTTTGGTGTCCAAGAGCAGGCTGGACGGCTTTCCAGAAGAGTTCTCCATCTCTTCCAACATCATACAGTTTAAATACTTCATAAAGTCGGAAAATGGAACCCGGCTGGTTTTGAAGGAAGACAACACTTTTGTTTGCACCCTGGAAACGCTTAAGTTCGAGGCGATTATGATGGCCCTCAAATGTGGATTTCGGCTGCTGACCAGCCTGGATTGCTCCAAGGGCTCCATTGTGCACAGCGACGCACTTCATTTTATCAAGTAA